A genomic window from Salvia miltiorrhiza cultivar Shanhuang (shh) chromosome 5, IMPLAD_Smil_shh, whole genome shotgun sequence includes:
- the LOC131025958 gene encoding uncharacterized protein LOC131025958: MQSFMEISKQNMEMTKQNFESQSATIKRLETTVGQLSGTLNQIQQQQQPGKFHDQPLQTHQAQAVTVLRSGKMVDNNVKDPEQTRNSELPKSPLEKPALPIPEMPKSPLAKLALPSPEMPKSPLAKSALQNSAAQGSVLPSSTLTSPYEEEGPEQKKKEGEKEDQPKDRVMEEGKEAKLHKSTTPYRPPIPFPGRLRNEKMDKQFADFYNMFAKRKFEDNEKVLVSEIANSIIQQPLPPKQRDPSSFVIKIALGNGKEATGMLDLGAGINLMPYSIFKQLELGDLKPTRMCLQLADRSVTYPRGIVEDVLVNVGGLIIPVDFVVLEIGEVHENGVEHTLLLGRPFMATTNTLIDVKDGNIKMTVLGESVSFSVHDSRAMPFANFINECSFIDPIDGLVEKVFLQEQECVEVCAGSADMEELAREAEEFSSALASSAPFSDATFSSPLPSAAPFSPALPSSVLPCHTELPIDEQMRTKRPALALKELQANLKNVFLEEKKEKPRFRSVALSLNKEGVLPKDVFDPGATPSKENFRGDGHRMTSDYGQMSTPMVVESHILHDPH; encoded by the exons atgcagtccttcatggagatCAGCAAGCAAAAcatggagatgactaagcaaAATTTTGAGTCTCAATCCGCCACaataaaaagacttgagactACCGTGGGGCAATTGTCGGGCACTTTGAACCAAattcaacagcagcagcagcccgggaaATTTCATGACCAACCCCTGCAAACTCACCAGGCTCAAGCTGTCACTGTTCTTCGCAGCGGCAAAATGGTGGACAACAACGTGAAGGATCCGGAGCAGACCAGAAATTCAGAGCTGCCGAAGTCACCTCTGGagaagccagctctgccgattcCAGAGATGCCGAAGTCACCTCTGGCGAAGCTAGCTCTGCCGAGTCCAGAGATGCCGAAGTCACCTCTGgcgaagtcagctctgcagaattcCGCCGCACAAGGTTCAGTCCTGCCAAGTTCCACTCTGACGAGCCCTTATGAAGAAGAAGGACCAGAGCAGAAGAAaaaggaaggagagaaggaagaTCAGCCAAAAGACAGAGTGATGGAAGAAGGAAAAGAGGCCAAACTACACAAATCCACTACACCTTATCGGCCACCAATTCCTTTTCCGGGCAGATTGCGGAATGAAAAGATGGATaaacagttcgccgacttctacaacatgtttGCCAAG cggaagttcgAGGACAATGAGAAGGTTTTGGTCTCAGAAATTGCGAACTCGATCATACAGCAGCCTCTGCCACCAAAGCAACGCGACCCAAGTAGTTTCGTGATTAAAATTGCTttaggaaatggtaaggaagctacGGGAATGTTAGATTTGGGTGCTGGAATTAACCttatgccttactctatttttaaacaattagagttaggtgatTTGAAAcccactcgcatgtgtctacaactcgcCGATAGGTCCGTTACATACCCCCGTGGGATCGTAGAGGATGTTTTGGTGAATGTTGGGGGCTTGATTATTCCCGTAGATTTTGTGGTTCTCGAGATTGGGGAGGTGCATGAAAATGGTGTCGAGCACACACTACTGTTAGGAAGACCGTTtatggcaaccactaacacCTTAATTGATGTTAAGGATGGAAATATTAAAATGACCGTGTTAGGggagtcagtgtctttctctGTGCATGATAGTCGTGCTATGCCTTTTGCAAATTTTATCAACGAATGCTCCTTTATAGATCCTATTGATGGCTtagttgagaaggtatttttacaggagcaggaGTGTGTGGAAGTCTGTGCTGGATCGGCAGACATGGAAGAGCTAGCTCgggaagctgaagagttcaGCTCTGCACTCGCCAGCTCTGCCCCCTTCAGCGATGCAACCTTTAGCTCTCCACTGCCCAGCGCTGCACCCTTCagcccagctctgccgagctcagtgCTGCCCTGCCATACGGAGCTGCCCATTGATGAACAGATGAGAACCAAGAGGCCAGCGCTGGCACTGAAGGAACTCCAAGCCAATCTCAAGAACGTATTCTTAGAAGAGAAAAAGGAGAAGCCGAGGTTCAGATCGGTAGCGTTGTCCCTGAATAAAGAAGGTGTGCTGCCAAAGGACGTGTTTGACCCTGGTGCAACTCCTTCTAAGGAAAATTTCAGAGGAGACGGACATCGCATGACATCCGATTATGGGCAGATGAGTACTCCGATGGTAGTGGAGTCTCACATTCTGCACGATCCTCATTGA